One Pseudorhodoplanes sinuspersici DNA segment encodes these proteins:
- the pcaD gene encoding 3-oxoadipate enol-lactonase gives MPVIDSHGCPIDVEVTGPADAPVLMLSSSLGTTKHMWDPQMEAFAGRYRVVRYDRRGHGRSGVPKGPYTMELLARDAIAVMDGLGLKKVNWLGLSMGGMEGMWLGAHAPERIEKLILSNTSTYYPDKTPWHTRIDTVTKGGSVAAIADTVINAWLTQNFQKSNPDVTARMKEMMIATPVEGYLGCCAAVRDMDHREIIKAITAPTLIIAGSKDMATNVEAAEFIRDRIKGSKLAIVDAAHIANVEQSEAYAKEVIGFLG, from the coding sequence ATGCCCGTTATCGATTCCCACGGCTGTCCCATCGATGTCGAGGTTACAGGGCCGGCCGATGCACCGGTGCTGATGCTGTCGAGTTCGCTCGGCACCACAAAGCACATGTGGGATCCGCAGATGGAGGCGTTTGCCGGCCGTTATCGCGTCGTGCGTTACGATCGCCGCGGCCATGGCCGGTCCGGCGTGCCCAAAGGTCCTTACACGATGGAATTGCTGGCCCGCGACGCCATTGCGGTGATGGATGGCCTCGGCTTGAAAAAGGTCAACTGGCTCGGCCTGTCGATGGGCGGCATGGAAGGCATGTGGCTTGGCGCCCATGCGCCGGAGCGGATCGAGAAACTCATCCTGTCCAACACCAGCACTTATTATCCCGACAAGACACCGTGGCATACGCGCATCGACACCGTCACCAAAGGCGGCAGCGTTGCGGCCATCGCCGACACGGTCATCAATGCGTGGCTGACGCAGAATTTCCAGAAGAGTAATCCCGACGTCACCGCGCGGATGAAGGAGATGATGATCGCAACACCGGTCGAGGGCTATCTCGGCTGCTGCGCCGCCGTGCGCGACATGGATCATCGCGAGATCATCAAAGCTATCACCGCGCCGACACTGATCATCGCCGGATCGAAGGACATGGCGACCAATGTCGAGGCCGCCGAATTCATCCGCGACCGCATCAAGGGATCGAAGCTCGCCATCGTCGATGCTGCGCATATCGCCAATGTCGAGCAGTCTGAGGCTTACGCGAAGGAAGTCATCGGCTTCCTTGGCTGA
- a CDS encoding 3-carboxy-cis,cis-muconate cycloisomerase has protein sequence MSSPLMPSSLMGPLFSSAAMREIVSDTARLQRMLRAEAALSAAEASVGVIPSGAAMPIAQACQAKLYDMHALSLAAVAAGNLAIPLVKALTAEVAKSDRDASRYVHWGATSQDIIDTALVLELRAVIDALITDLDRAIPAFATLAEKHRHTATVGRTWLQQALPMPFGLKVAGYASALSRARARLKRVRQESLALQFGGATGTLAALGDRGIDVSIAFAKELDLLLPDGPWHTHRDRLGEVATALTMLAGTCGKIARDVALLMQTEVGEAFEPAGEGRGGSSTMPHKRNPVAAAAGLACAAIAPQLCATILAAEVQEHERAAGAWAAEWPTFPALALVTSGALTSVVDIAEGLDVDAERMRANLDITGGQIMAEAVAFRLADRIGKSDAHKLVEEASKKAHADGIPLKQALADNPKVTAVIPANELSKLFEPMSYQGVAQQFIDRLIATAKTGR, from the coding sequence ATGTCCAGCCCACTCATGCCGTCTTCGCTTATGGGCCCGCTCTTCTCGAGCGCGGCGATGCGCGAAATCGTGTCCGACACCGCGCGCCTGCAGCGCATGCTGCGGGCCGAGGCCGCGCTCTCGGCCGCCGAGGCATCGGTCGGTGTGATTCCGTCCGGCGCGGCCATGCCGATCGCACAGGCTTGCCAGGCCAAGCTCTACGACATGCATGCGCTGAGCCTTGCCGCCGTCGCCGCAGGCAATCTCGCCATCCCGCTGGTCAAAGCGCTGACGGCGGAAGTCGCCAAGAGCGATCGCGACGCCTCGCGCTATGTGCATTGGGGCGCGACCAGCCAGGACATCATCGACACTGCGCTTGTTCTCGAATTACGCGCAGTGATCGATGCGCTGATCACCGATCTCGATCGTGCCATCCCGGCTTTCGCAACGCTGGCGGAAAAGCATCGGCACACGGCAACGGTCGGGCGCACCTGGCTGCAGCAGGCTTTGCCGATGCCGTTCGGCCTCAAGGTCGCGGGTTATGCATCGGCGCTGTCCCGCGCGCGCGCGCGGTTGAAACGGGTGCGCCAGGAATCGCTGGCGCTGCAATTCGGCGGCGCCACCGGGACGCTCGCCGCACTCGGCGACCGCGGCATCGATGTCTCGATCGCCTTTGCCAAAGAACTCGATCTGCTTTTGCCGGACGGCCCGTGGCACACCCATCGCGACCGGCTCGGCGAAGTCGCAACGGCGCTGACGATGCTGGCCGGCACCTGCGGCAAGATCGCGCGCGATGTCGCGCTGTTGATGCAGACGGAAGTCGGCGAAGCCTTCGAGCCGGCGGGTGAAGGCCGCGGCGGCTCCTCGACCATGCCGCACAAGCGAAATCCCGTGGCCGCGGCGGCCGGCCTTGCCTGCGCGGCGATTGCGCCGCAGCTTTGCGCGACGATCCTGGCCGCCGAAGTGCAGGAGCATGAGCGCGCGGCGGGCGCCTGGGCGGCGGAATGGCCGACCTTCCCGGCCCTCGCGCTGGTGACGTCCGGCGCGCTCACGTCGGTCGTCGACATTGCCGAAGGGCTCGACGTCGACGCCGAGCGCATGCGCGCCAATCTCGACATCACCGGCGGACAAATCATGGCTGAAGCTGTCGCCTTCCGGCTCGCCGACAGGATCGGCAAGTCGGACGCACACAAGCTGGTCGAGGAGGCCAGCAAGAAAGCCCATGCGGATGGAATTCCGCTGAAGCAGGCGCTGGCCGACAATCCCAAGGTCACCGCGGTGATCCCCGCCAATGAATTGTCGAAGCTGTTCGAACCCATGAGCTATCAGGGCGTCGCGCAGCAATTCATCGACCGGCTGATCGCGACCGCGAAGACGGGACGATGA